The nucleotide sequence TTTAAAAGTCTCACCCTACAACAGAAGGTTATGAGAAGAACTAATCAGGAATTCTTAAATGAAATGGgatttcatcagaaaatgtcataagaacataaaaatggccatactagttcagaccaatgctccatctagcccagtatcctgtcttctgaccctggccagtgccagatgcttcagaggcaatgaacagaacatggaGTGATCCATTCCTTAtcgtccagtcccaacttctggcagtcagagggttagggacacccagagcaagggttgcatccctgaccatcttggctagtaggaattgatggacctatcctccatgaacttacctaatttgtttttcaaccctgttatacttctggcctttacaacatcccctggcaacaagttccacaggttgattgtgtgttgtgtgaagaagttcttccttgtgtttatttaaaacccgctgcctattaatttcatttggtgacccctagttcttgtgttaggtgatggggtaaataacacttccctattcactttctccacactgctcatgattttatagacctcttatcatatcccctcttagtcctctcttttctcaGATGAACaggcccagtctttttaatctctcctcacatggaagctgttccatatctccaatcatttttgttgcccttctctgcaccttttcaaattctaatgtatcatttttgagatggagtaaccagaactgtatgcaatattcaaggtgcaGGTGTACCATagctttatatagtggcattatgatattttctcttatctgtccctttcctaatggttcctaacgtgactgctgctgcacattgagcagatattttcaaaggactatccgcaatgactccaacatctctttcttgagtagtaacagctaatttagaccccatcattgtgtatgtataatctggattattttttccaatgtgccttacATTGCACTtaacaacattgaatttcatataCTATTTTGTTCCCCGGTCACCCAGtttaatgagatccctttgtaactcttcccagtcagctttcgacttaactatcttgataaTTTTGTAtctccaaattttgccacctcacccttcatccccttttccagatcatttatgaatacagggtattttgaacagcacaggtcccactaCTGATCTTTTGGGGACTCCACTATTTAtctttctccattgtgaaaacctACTCTTTTTATCCTATCCTTTAAGCAgtaactgatccatgagaggacctttcctcttaccCGATGATTGCTCACTTTGTTTATGGGCCTTTGGtgtgagaccttgtcaaaggctttctgaaagtccaagtacactgtattcacctgatcacccttgtccacatgtttgttgaccccctcaaagaattctaatagattgttgaggcatgatttccctacACAAGAGCCAAagtgactcttcccccaacatattgtttgcatctatgtgtctgataaagctctagaagtgatcctggcaattacagcccAAAAAGCCTAACtgcagtaccaggcaaattgatggtaactatagtaaagagcagatttttttttttaaatcagcattacATGAGCAATGTTGATTTgccaaaaaccaaaactttttgcagaaatatACCAGTTTTGACAGCAATGGTTTCCCAGATGGGATTTCTGGTCAAACCCAAAGAGCTTGCTCCCAGAATAACCAGTAACCTGATTCAAACCAGGGATTTGGACCCGGGTCTCCCATAtgccaagtgagtgccctaaccaccaagctattgTCTATTCTACATGCATTGTCTCTGGTCTtcgtgaaaagtttcaaaatgtcTTGGTTTTGTCCGAATGTGAAACAGGAATTTTTTTTGATATCTCAGAAAGGTTCACAGGATAAGAAAACCTTTTCCCACCCACATCTAGTTAtgaattagagatggaaaagagccATAGGATCATCACATCGATCTCATCTACAAACTGAGTCTATTGTCTCAAGGTAGAGGATGTCTCTAATGAATATACCTGTGACCCTGGGAGCCCTTCAGTGCCAACTAGCAGAGGGCCCACCATATTGTAACTCACATTGGGTCTGACACCCTCATTAcccccaacacactgttgtcatagtATGTATCTAAAAAGGTAGCATATGTAAACTGGTCACACCATGGTCCTGAAAATCATTGTGTCATCTATGTACAGGTTGTATGTATGTACTGCaaacatgttcttaaaatgtatttggaaGGCAGTGCTTAAACCCAGCCTGCCCTAGAGAAAGAAACATGTCTGACCTGCTTGATTACTGGCAGAGGACAATGAATGTACATTTACATATGTAGTAAATGAAGTTATCAAGCTAACACGCTGCAGCTTAATGAGCACACTGACAGATAGAGCCTGCACTCCAGGAATCCTTCCTGACTCTTagagcagagacaatggactttgggcaatagaaggggaacaaaaaggcAATTTGGTTATCCATCCCTTAGGGAGCAAAAGGAACAGCACCCTTTGATTCTGTGAACATTAGGTTCCCTGACTTGGAGGGCTGGAGATGCTGATTAACTTGTGAATATgaaaactgcttaggcaaagacTATAATTTGCTAATCTTAAATTTTAGTCTCTAGAAagactgttttattttgttttctttgtaaccacCGCTGTCTCCTTTTCTCTTgctaaatctctgttctttgttaacaaatttattcttgttttattacagaaCCATCTCAGTGCTGCATATTAAAGTGAAGTGTGAGTCTTCAGCTCACCTAACAGGCTGATGTGTCTGGTTTTTTGGAGGCAGAGAACCTAGTAATTTCTGCAAGTGTCCAGCAAGAGGGACTAGACACCGCAGGGAGACATCTCCGTGGAACTTGGGAACTGGGGTTCCCTGATCATTACCTGCAAAGCAAGGTTTAGACAGGCAGAGttttgaagagtttgctggcaaggcagactggctggtgtgtcagggagctgcacacagcattgcagcagGAAAGCTCTCACTCTTGCTAAGGCGGAGGGATAGCacagtggctcacagttctgggtgTCCCGAGACGGACATCACAATACCAACAAAGGTATCAATGGTTTATGGGATGGCATGGCAGCAATAGGAAGTAGATTAAGACAACTAAACACATTATAAATAATCTGCCAAATATACATAATACACTGGACATATCGATATGTAAACTATCACACTGAAACTTCTAGTAAGCACTAACTCGAGCTAGAGTGAACTAGTGAGCAGAGAATTGAAAAGCTCCATAACTCATTAGCAatctcctgagccatccagtcctcaACAACTATTAAATGCTTTAATGTTTTTTGAGAACATATAAAGAGAATTCCCAGTGGACGTTCCTAGTCCAAACATATTCAAGGATTCAGTCATTTGGATTTAAACAGACTCCCAAATTAAGATGGAGAAAGACAGAGGGTCTGGTTTTGTAAAAATATATCTCACAAAGTGATGTTCTCAAACTCAGCTGTCATACCTACAATTGGGAAATACATGTCCTTGGCATTCATTTCAGCTGAAAccattcccctccctcttcaTTTTCTCTCTGCCATTTGGGTAAAAATAGCTTCAcataactttaatttaaaaaacaaaaataggggAAGGCTACATCCCCCCCAACATCAAGTGAATTTAGAGACCTGAGGGCTCAAGAATTCAGTTTTCtctgcaatctctctctctcttttactcAGCCTCACTTTTTCTTTGCTGTAGTACCTGTGTCCATGACAGTGTAGAACCCATAAGGGAAACTGCTGAGAATGTTTATTCACTATGGAGGTTTTTGAAGCAGTCCTGAGAAATCTCTGCAAAAAACCGGAGTTTGAAACAAGTTGGGCAGGTCAGATCTACTTTTTATCCCTCTTTATTCCCTGATACTCAGATTTCTGAATCAACTGATGCCAAGTGTTCTGCTTGCTGAAGAGGTTCAACTATACTTGTAACAGAAGGAAAGATGTACTGATACATTTCAGCATGGCATGAATATGTAGTTTTGGCTTTAGTGATGCTCAGCAGATGTATTCATTAAGCAAATTTATTCATGGAGGAGTCTGACGTACATTTGACTTGTATTCTTATAAACAAACCTGCTTAATAAATACATCTGCTGTGCACCAATTTGGCCCCGCTGAAACACATATTTTTCCATAGTAAAATCTTCAGGGTATCTTCATCCCTGCAGCTGCCTTTTTATGTAAACATGATGGCTCAACTTTCAAAGGGTCCTCAGACCAATCGCTAAAAATGCCAATGTGCTTTTGGGCTTCCAAACCTGTAAAATACATTTGCTTATATAAATCAGATGTCAGACAATATAATGCTCAAATTTTTAGAAGCTTCTTTTGAAAAATGTGCATGAATAGAAAACATAGAAAATGGAGAGCTTACTAAGGTCTATGTACATTTTGATGTTGCATCTGCAACAGTGGGGTATTTTATGTCTGCTAGACGATAAACCATGCACATCCACTGGATTTAGGTAATTTAAATATCTTATATTTACATAGTATCTTTCATCCCAGAGTATTTAAATTGCACAACACAGCAATCATTTCACCTaccactgaaaagcagccacctctAGGTGGAACATGGCAGATGTTTACCAGCAGATAGCAACACTGCACTACAGTTTAAGATAGGACTTGAAGAAGCGTCCAGGTTGTTTAAGGTGCAGCCCTAAGTGGAGTATATTGCAATAGTGCAATATCAAGGTGGCAAAGATCACAGTAGCAAGGTTTGCATCTGAAAGAAACACTTTCAACATCCTAGCTAGGCAAAGACTAAAAAACCCTTCCTAGACACCACTACTGTTTAACGGCAGTTGGAGACAACAGTAGCCACAGATTGCAAGCCCCAGTGACAACAGGTAGACAAACACTCTCAATAAGAGGGGAAGGTACGATCCTTGGAATATTTTTTGATCATTTTTCCCCAGCCTAACAGCATCACTTCAGTCTTATCCAGAATGAGCTCCAGCCAACCACCTCTCATCCGTGACCCAACCCCAACCAGCTACTGGGCCAAGGGCTGGTAGCACTGACTGAGTTGGTGAGATAGAGCTAGGGACGGAGCGGGATATCACCAAAATACTGAAAGCTGTGCAGGCCACAGCTCCTCACTAATCCTCTCAATGGGCTTATACGTTGAACAAGAGGGAGCTAGGGAACTCATGCTGTTATCCTTAGCAATGAACAGATATTGCCCAACATCATCCCTTGAGAACAGTTACGTACAGTAGATTGATATTACCCAAACAAAAATGTATCCATTTTACCCACTTCTAAGCAAAACAACTTTGTCATACAACAAAAAAGTCCAATGCCGCCTTACCCGTGTGTCTAGATTATACGCAGTCTTCTTTAAATCCTGCAAGGCCCTCTGCATGAATTCAAATGCATGGCAGTCAACACAGGGGCGACCTAGGGAAGAGTTTTAGTAGAAAGACATTCCTAAATGGCATGAAATAGTAATCAAAGGGGATGACTATGACTTTTTACGGAATCAGGCCCTTCCAAGAGACAACAAGCAAGTCAGCAacaggaattattattatttagtatatACATAGAACCATAGGTGAGGATGTGAGGACCTGAGACTTTGAATTTGACCCATTATTCCATGGGGACCCATTGTAGTGAGCAGTGTACCGAGGTGCTCCTAGTGGCTGGTGTCGCTGAGGAGGTGGGCTGCTGCCCTCTGGACTAACTGCAGCATTTTTAAGGTTTGTGTTCTCTGGTCTAAGTAATCCAAGCTGCAGGTCACAAGGATGTGGATGACCATGAGGGGGGaaatttagggatctggggcaaaaactggggattggtcctgctttgagcagggggtcggactacatgatctcctcaggtcccttccaaccctgatattctatgaatccaTGGCCAGATCTTCATCCAACTAGAAACTATACACTATAAACATTAGTAATTCAGAGTTAGGACAGATAAAGCAATGGTACTAATATGCTCTAAAATCAACTATTATTGGCATTCCATATGCTCTCACTTGCCTCTTAATTTCTATGCATCTTTGATTACTTCACTGGGCGATTTGCTCAAATGAGAAGTTCAGGACTTGGGGCCAGTCAGCGCTCTGAAGTTGAGTAGAAACAAGGAAAGaactagagtgaggcagcagtgacCTTCAGCCTGTTGTGCAAACACTGTGACTGATTTCCACACCCTTTTGACAAACTGGAGCGGGATCCTACAACATGAAGTCTGCCTGCTAATAAGGAAAGATGAATTTTCAGATTCCTTTAGAAGTCTGCCTGCCTGAGAAAAGAAACACTCCAAACTATTCAGCTACAGTTGAATAAAAGgagaaatgtataaaaatatatttaaagaccTAATCTCTGAACGTTCTAGTATATTTCTTAGTCTaattttgttattaattattattatttagtatatACATAGAACCATAGGTGAGGATGGCACTTTCCAGACAAATAAAATGATAGGTCCTTGTTCCAAGTAATTTATAATGTAAATTAGACTCATCACAGCTCAACGGATGTCTATACACAaagggaggagaatgggaggaTGGAGATTGTGATCATGAAAGATTATGAGATGTGCTTATTATTATTTCGGTATCCTgtacattcatttttttaatttcagagaaTTTTTACTATGTTCGGTTTGGGGGATAGTGCCCGGCATGAAGGCACGTGTGAGGGCACTGTTGGCGGAAAGAAGTGATCCTTCAGGATCCTTATAAAGGTGGAGACTATAATTGCATGGAACACAGGACTGGAGAGGACGCTCCAAATGTAGGGGGTGGGGAACGGAGCGTCAAGGTGTGCCACACTGGCAGAGTACAGCATGTGAGCAGGGTAGGGGTAGGACTGAAGAAATGCAGGAAGATGCAGAGCAGTGAGGTGCCCTGGATGAGTGAATGGGGAGGACGAATGTGATCCAGAAGCCACTGGGGGACTGAGGGAATATGTTATGAAGATTTTCATCTAGTGCAATGAATACACGAAGTATCCAGGACTGGTTGAATTAAGATGATCTTTAAACACCTGTAAATGCTGCAGCATTAAATCTGTGTTACACTCATGTATCGTTATGAGATAACTTGTATACAGGGCAGTACATACTTTCAGCTGGGATTGTGGTTCCTGCTTCTTGGTTGGCTTTAATGGGCTCCATGGTGAGCAGCGCAACTACAAAAATCAAAGGAACCATGAAGACCACTCTTCTTAGGAGGTAAGGTGTCAGCATCCTGCTAATTGGTGCTTCCTCCTTTATTGGGGCAATAAACAAGTTAGTGAGAAACATTAAGTTCTGTAAAATAAACCCTTTGTGTCTGTAACGTTCATGATAGTTACAAGACTGACAGTCCTGGAGATTAAATTCCTCTCtttatctacagaacaggtacagcatggacagtggcagagccaagttcttcaccccaccccacccatgtGCCTCAAACCTGGCCTAGAGGGACTTCTTGCAGGAATGAGATAGAAGTTCACTTGCCATGGCTCAGTCAGcctctggcctctctgctgagattgctaaCTATGGTGCCAGCTTTGTGATGCTGATACTTGTCCTATTCTACACAAACCCAAACCAGCAAGGGTTGGGTCATTGCTAACCCCTGGGAATTTGTGCAGCTCTGTTCCCAAGCTGACCTGCATTTGAACCTAGAGATGAAAAGtgctc is from Chelonia mydas isolate rCheMyd1 chromosome 4, rCheMyd1.pri.v2, whole genome shotgun sequence and encodes:
- the C4H4orf48 gene encoding neuropeptide-like protein C4orf48 homolog produces the protein MLRDAFSCSVGSLQRPCQRDHHKDKRNQEEAPISRMLTPYLLRRVVFMVPLIFVVALLTMEPIKANQEAGTTIPAESRPCVDCHAFEFMQRALQDLKKTAYNLDTRTETLLLQVEKRTLCDCVTADTLN